ACAGAGCAAGCTGGATAAAATGCCAAAAGCAGAACGTCAACAAATGGTCAAAGAGCTCAAAGCAAAGATGCTTGCCGCTGCAAAAAATTTGGACTTTGAAGAGGCTGCAAGACTGCGTGATCAGATAGCAAAAATCAAAAAATTGTAGGTTTTTGCTATAATACGCGTAAATCATATATTATATAGGCAAAATTCATGGCTTTAGATCTCTCTTCTTCACAACTCTATTTTAACCGTGAACTCTCATGGCTGCAGTTTAATTCACGTGTCCTGGCACAAGCACTGGATGAACAACTACCGCCTCTTGAACGCCTTAAATTTCTTGCGATCTACGGAACGAACCTTGATGAATTTTATATGATACGTGTTGCAGGGCTTAAAGCACTCTATAAAGCAGGGGTACAAGAGACGGGACCAGACAAACTGACGCCAAGTCAGCAACTTGAGCAGATACATGGGTACCTTCATAAAGAACATAAAGTGTTGGAATCATGTTACACCTCTATCATCTCGGAACTTCATACCCATGGAGTGAATGTAAAGAACTATGATGCGCTCAACCAAGAGGAAAAACTGGAAATAAAAGAAAAATTCTTTCATGAGATATACCCTGTGATCATCCCTATAGCCGTAGATGCAACACACCCTTTCCCTCACCTCAACAACCTTAGTTTTGGTTTGGCATTGACACTGGAAGATGACTCTAAACATATCAAACATGGACTTGTGCGTATCCCCAGGATACTCCCTAGATTTGTACAGTTAGGACAAACATTTATTCCCATAGAGTCTGTGGTTGAATATTTTGCCTCTGAACTTTTTCCCGGGTTCAGTCCACTGGCTTCAACACCTTTCAGGGTCACAAGGAATGCAGATATCGAGATAGAAGAGGAAGAAGCGGATGACTTTTTGGAGATCCTTCAAGAAGGTTTACGTTCCAGAAACAAAGGATCGCTTATCCGTCTTGAACTCAACGATGGGGCAGATGAAAATCTTATAAACTTTTTACTTTCACATCTTAACCTTGATGATAAAGATATCTACTCCTACAAAAGTCTTTCACTGAACCTGGGAAGCCTCTGGCAGATCGTAGGGGATAAAGCACTTTCACACCTTGTACTGCCTACTTTTGCACCCAAAATACTTCCTCCATTGAACAGTGAAGATATTTTTAAGGCTATCGAGAAACAGGATGTACTCCTTTACCATCCTTTTGACAGTTTTGAACCTGTAGTACAATTCATCAAACAGGCTGCAGCAGACCCTGAAACGATCACTATACGGATGACCCTCTACCGTGCGGGTCCGAACTCTCCTATCGTAAAAGCATTGATAGATGCTGTACGTGACGGGAAACAGGTGATGGTGCTTGTTGAGCTCAAAGCAAGATTTGATGAGGAGAATAACTTACGTTGGGCAAGATTACTTGAAGATGTCGGAGCACACGTGGTCTATGGTATACCAGGGCTCAAAGTACATGCCAAGATCGCACAGGTGATCAAAAGACAAAATGGAAAACTGAAAAGTTATGTACATCTTGCCACAGGGAACTATAATCCAAGTACATCGAAGATCTATACCGATATATCGTATTTTACAACCAAAGAGATCTTCAGTACGGATGCGACGCATTTCTTTCACTTTTTGACAGGTTTCTCTACCCATACAAAACTTGATACGCTTTTCATGTCCCCTACACAGATCAA
The sequence above is drawn from the Sulfurovum sp. TSL1 genome and encodes:
- a CDS encoding RNA degradosome polyphosphate kinase, giving the protein MALDLSSSQLYFNRELSWLQFNSRVLAQALDEQLPPLERLKFLAIYGTNLDEFYMIRVAGLKALYKAGVQETGPDKLTPSQQLEQIHGYLHKEHKVLESCYTSIISELHTHGVNVKNYDALNQEEKLEIKEKFFHEIYPVIIPIAVDATHPFPHLNNLSFGLALTLEDDSKHIKHGLVRIPRILPRFVQLGQTFIPIESVVEYFASELFPGFSPLASTPFRVTRNADIEIEEEEADDFLEILQEGLRSRNKGSLIRLELNDGADENLINFLLSHLNLDDKDIYSYKSLSLNLGSLWQIVGDKALSHLVLPTFAPKILPPLNSEDIFKAIEKQDVLLYHPFDSFEPVVQFIKQAAADPETITIRMTLYRAGPNSPIVKALIDAVRDGKQVMVLVELKARFDEENNLRWARLLEDVGAHVVYGIPGLKVHAKIAQVIKRQNGKLKSYVHLATGNYNPSTSKIYTDISYFTTKEIFSTDATHFFHFLTGFSTHTKLDTLFMSPTQIKPKLLKLIEKEYKHGSKGHIILKANSLVDADIIKALYIASQKGCRVDLIIRGICCLRPGIKGISENITVSSVIGKYLEHARIYFFKHDKVKCYIASADLMPRNLVRRVELMTPIMEETLKQKIEQILMLQLADNALRWELQEDGNYTKVPPLGKTVNSHTVLEEYVNKIHDKTKKETPDYVSRLANRILKES